From Medicago truncatula cultivar Jemalong A17 chromosome 7, MtrunA17r5.0-ANR, whole genome shotgun sequence, a single genomic window includes:
- the LOC11435600 gene encoding AT-rich interactive domain-containing protein 2 has product MLGSEQTLDLYKLFMVVKDKGGYDVVCKNELWDLVGEEYGLGVKVGSSVKLVYSKYLSGLETPLKNVVDGEFPKRDLVGDRVKFGERLTELQAELVLDDYGEGDVGDEVKSVYGCRKKLCDTNRVKVVNPELNASELEKVYEYIDGRKSCGTNKMKDTNLVSNMAKKVESEGLVDVLMQDCKTNETSLRKLVNQNAAMEIMDDVSDVANSMPGLSDGSKSCANDDANDSGDDVLMLDPSSVNRESFGRKRKRDDLMSEMQSWVIRTAKNPCDPVLGSMPEKSKWKSYGNQEIWKKVLLFREAAFLKKDFGSDCEKLSWLAQRMHPSMYDVNLGVNYNLRQRIKRDNGVLVGKSASILQRTPDSEAKEKLLDSCVPESILDAPPTVNIPLGPNHQAEVPEWTGTTHKSDSKWLGTQIWPLQIVKSKLLEGEPVGKGRQDSCRCQVQGSVECVRFHIAEKSAKLKLEIGVAFYQWNLDKAGEEVRRCWTAEEEKKFKDVVKSNPASLDRCFWDDIFTTFPKKSRESLVSYYFNVFLLQRRGYQNRHTPDNIDSDDEESEFTPLKGSFGHQTDKSNSFTLLSPKKPQPTPHTKGRQLVNGLKS; this is encoded by the exons ATGTTGGGTAGTGAGCAAACTTTGGATTTGTATAAGCTGTTCATGGTGGTGAAGGACAAAGGtggttatgatgttgtttgtaAGAATGAGTTGTGGGATTTGGTTGGGGAAGAATATGGGTTGGGTGTGAAAGTTGGTTCTTCGGTTAAACTTGTTTATAGTAAGTATTTGAGTGGTTTAGAGACGCCTTTGAAGAATGTCGTTGATGGTGAGTTCCCGAAGCGTGATTTAGTGGGCGATAGAGTTAAGTTTGGGGAGCGTTTAACGGAGTTGCAGGCGGAGTTGGTGTTGGATGATTATGGTGAGGGAGATGTCGGGGATGAAGTCAAGAGTGTATACGGATGTAGGAAGAAGTTGTGTGATACTAATAGAGTGAAGGTTGTGAATCCAGAGTTGAATGCGTCTGAACTCGAAAAGGTATATGAGTATATAGATGGGAGGAAGTCGTGTGGTACTAATAAAATGAAGGACACGAATCTTGTGTCTAATATGGCCAAGAAAGTTGAGAGTGAAGGACTAGTTGACGTGCTTATGCAGGATTGTAAGACGAATGAGACTAGTCTCAGAAAGTTGGTTAACCAAAATGCTGCAATGGAAATAATGGATGATGTATCCGATGTAGCAAACAGCATGCCTGGATTGTCAGATGGAAGCAAGAGTTGTGCTAATGATGACGCCAATGACAGTGGCGATGATGTCTTGATGTTGGACCCATCTAGTGTTAATAGAGAGAGCTTTGGTCGTAAAAGGAAGAGAGACGACTTGATGTCAGAAATGCAAAGTTGGGTTATTAGAACTGCAAAGAATCCTTGTGATCCTGTGTTAGGTTCAATGCCTGAAAAGTCAAAGTGGAAGTCTTACGGTAATCAAGAGATCTGGAAGAAGGTTTTGTTGTTTCGAGAAGCTgcctttttgaaaaaagattttGGATCAGACTGCGAAAAACTCAGCTGGCTG GCTCAGAGGATGCATCCTTCCATGTATGATGTTAACCTTGGGGTAAATTACAATCTTAGACAACGGATCAAACGTGACAATGGAGTTTTAGTTGGAAAATCTGCATCTATCTTGCAAAGAACACCTGATTCCGAAGCTAAGGAAAAGTTACTCGACTCCTGTGTTCCAGAATCAATTCTTGATGCACCTCCCACAGTGAATATCCCTCTCGGGCCAAACCATCAAGCTGAAGTGCCCGAATGGACTGGCACAACTCATAAGAGTGATTCTAAGTGGCTGGGAACTCAAATATGGCCACTACAAATTGTAAAATCCAAACTTTTGGAAGGGGAACCTGTCGGAAAGGGAAGACAAGATTCATGCCGTTGCCAAGTACAGGGTTCTGTCGAGTGTGTTCGATTTCACATTGCTGAGAAAAGCGCTAAACTCAAGCTGGAAATAGGTGTGGCCTTTTACCAGTGGAATTTAGACAAAGCAGGGGAAGAAGTGAGGCGATGCTGGACGgctgaagaagagaaaaagttCAAAGATGTAGTGAAATCGAACCCTGCTTCGCTTGATAGATGTTTCTGGGACGATATTTTCACAACATTTCCTAAGAAGAGCAGGGAAAGTTTAGTCAGCTACTACTTCAATGTCTTTCTTTTGCAGCGCAGAGGATACCAGAACAGGCATACTCCTGATAACATTGACAGTGATGATGAAGAATCGGAATTTACACCATTGAAGGGTTCTTTTGGACATCAaactgacaaatcaaacagctTCACCTTATTATCCCCTAAGAAGCCACAGCCAACGCCACATACAAAAGGAAGACAGCTAGTGAATGGCCTCAAATCATGA
- the LOC11428961 gene encoding ATP-dependent helicase BRM, with translation MQSNGGAGDGPGRNSAGRAASTSSAAASPTSSSSAASHMGLDSLQQQQQMIGGSRQSFQQQLLRKSEGSEAVLAYQAGHQGLFGNNNYSSSTAMQLPPQSRNFFALAQHGPNQGQGIEQQRLNPVRQAYSQYALQSFQQRPALAMQSQQQPKMEMLGPTSVKDQEMRMGNFKLQDLMSMQAVNHGQGSSSSRNSSEHFSHGEKRVEQGQQLASDKKNEGKSSTQGLGIGHLMPGNNIRPVQALPTQQSIPIAMNNQIATSDQLRAMQAWAHERNIDLSQPANANFAAQLNLMQTRMVQQSKESGAQSSSVPVSKQQATSPAVSSEGSAHANSSTDVSALVGSVKARQTAPPSHLGLPINAGVAGNSSDTAVQQFSLHGRDAQGSLKQLIVGVNGMPSMHPQQSSANKSLGADSSLNAKASSSRSDPEPAKMQYVRQLSQHASLDGGSTKEVGSGNYAKPQGGPSQMPQKLNGFTKNQLHVLKAQILAFRRLKKGDGILPQELLEAISPPPLDLHVQQPIHSAGAQNQDKSMGNSVTEQPRQNEPKAKDSQPIVSFDGNSSEQETFVRDQKSTGAEVHMQAMLPVTKVSAGKEDQQSAGFSAKSDKKSEHVINRAPVINDLALDKGKAVASQALVTDTAQINKPAQSSTVVGLPKDAGPAKKYYGPLFDFPFFTRKQDSFGSSMMANNNNNLSLAYDVKELLYEEGTEVFNKRRTENLKKIEGLLAVNLERKRIRPDLVLKLQIEEKKLRLLDLQARLRGEIDQQQQEIMAMPDRPYRKFVKLCERQRVELARQVQTSQKALREKQLKSIFQWRKKLLEVHWAIRDARTARNRGVAKYHEKMLKEFSKNKDDDRNKRMEALKNNDVDRYREMLLEQQTSLPGDAAERYNVLSTFLTQTEEYLQKLGSKITSAKNQQEVEESAKAAAAAARLQGLSEEEVRAAAACAGEEVMIRNRFMEMNAPKDGSSSVSKYYNLAHAVNEKVLRQPSMLRAGTLREYQLVGLQWMLSLYNNKLNGILADEMGLGKTVQVMALIAYLMEFKGNYGPHLIIVPNAVLVNWKSELHTWLPSVSCIFYVGSKDHRSKLFSQEVMAMKFNVLVTTYEFIMYDRSKLSKIDWRYVIIDEAQRMKDRESVLARDLDRYRCHRRLLLTGTPLQNDLKELWSLLNLLLPEVFDNKKAFNDWFSKPFQKEDPNQNAENDWLETEKKVIIIHRLHQILEPFMLRRRVEEVEGSLPPKVSIVLRCRMSAFQSAIYDWIKSTGTLRLNPEEEQSRMEKSPLYQAKQYKTLNNRCMELRKTCNHPLLNYPFFSDLSKDFMVKCCGKLWMLDRILIKLQRTGHRVLLFSTMTKLLDILEEYLQWRRLVYRRIDGTTALEDRESAIVDFNSPNSDCFIFLLSIRAAGRGLNLQSADTVVIYDPDPNPKNEEQAVARAHRIGQKREVKVIYMEAVVDKISSHQKEDEMRIGGTIDMEDELAGKDRYIGSIESLIRSNIQQYKIDMADEVINAGRFDQRTTHEERRLTLETLLHDEERCQETVHDVPSLQEVNRMIARNEEEVELFDQMDEEEDWLEEMTRYDQVPDWIRASTREVNAAIAASSKRPSKKNALSGGNVVLDSTEIGSERRRGRPKGKKNPSYKELEDSSEEISEDRNEDSAHDEGEIGEFEDDGYSGAGIAQPVDKDKLDDVTPSDAEYECPRSSSESARNNNVVEGGSSASSAGVQRLTQAVSPSVSSQKFASLSALDAKPSSISKKMGDELEEGEIAVSGESHMYHQQSGSWIHDRDEGEEEQVLQKPKIKRKRSLRVRPRHTMEKPEDKSGSEMASLQRGQSFLLPDKKYPLQSRINQESKTFGDSSSNKHDKNEPILKNKRNLPARKVANASKLHVSPKSSRLNCTSAPSEDNDEHSRERLKGKPNNLRGSSAHVTNMTEIIQRRCKSVISKLQRRIDKEGHQIVPLLTDLWKRIENSGFAGGSGNNLLDLRKIDQRINRLEYSGVMEFVFDVQFMLKSAMQFYGYSYEVRTEARKVHDLFFDILKTTFSDIDFGEAKSALSFTSQISANAGASSKQATVFPSKRKRGKNDMETDPTPTQKPLQRGSTSNSESGRIKVQLPQKASRTGSGSGSAREQLQQDSPSLLTHPGDLVVCKKKRNERGDKSSVKHRIGSAGPVSPPKIVVHTVLAERSPTPGSGSTPRAGHAHTSNGSGGSVGWANPVKRMRTDSGKRRPSHM, from the exons ATGCAATCTAACGGCGGCGCCGGCGATGGGCCTGGCCGGAACTCGGCGGGGCGGGCAGCGTCGACGTCGTCAGCGGCTGCGTCGCCGACTTCTTCGTCTTCGGCGGCTTCCCACATGGGATTGGACTCATTGCAGCAGCAACAGCAGATGATAGGTGGTTCTAGACAG TCATTTCAACAGCAACTGCTTAGAAAATCTGAAGGGAGTGAAGCGGTGCTGGCGTATCAAGCAGGGCATCAAGGATTATTTGGGAATAACAATTACTCATCTTCCACTGCCATGCAATTGCCTCCGCAGTCTCgaaatttttttgctttagCTCAGCATGGACCTAACCAGGGTCAAGGCATTGAGCAGCAGAGGCTAAATCCTGTCCGACAGGCGTACTCTCAGTATGCTCTCCAGAGTTTTCAACAAAGACCTGCTTTGGCAATGCAGTCTCAGCAGCAACCTAAAATGGAGATGTTAGGCCCCACATCTGTTAAGGATCAAGAAATGCGAATGGGAAATTTTAAGTTGCAGGACCTTATGTCTATGCAGGCAGTGAATCATGGCCAAGGATCGTCATCTTCTAGGAATTCATCTGAACATTTTTCACATGGTGAAAAGCGGGTAGAGCAAGGACAGCAGCTAGCTTCTGATAAGAAGAATGAAGGAAAGTCCTCAACTCAGGGACTAGGCATTGGACACTTGATGCCCGGGAATAATATAAGGCCTGTGCAAGCACTGCCGACTCAACAGAGCATCCCAATTGCTATGAACAATCAGATTGCAACCTCTGATCAACTCCGAGCTATGCAGGCATGGGCACATGAACGGAATATTGATCTATCACAACCTGCAAATGCTAACTTTGCGGCTCAGCTCAACTTGATGCAAACAAGGATGGTTCAACAATCAAAGGAAAGTGGTGCTCAGTCATCTTCTGTCCCAGTTTCAAAGCAGCAGGCTACTTCTCCGGCAGTTTCAAGTGAGGGCTCTGCTCATGCTAATTCATCTACTGATGTTTCTGCACTGGTAGGTTCTGTGAAAGCCAGGCAGACAGCTCCACCCAGCCATTTGGGCTTACCCATCAATGCTGGTGTGGCTGGAAACTCCAGTGACACGGCAGTGCAGCAATTCAGTCTTCATGGTAGAGATGCTCAAGGATCTTTGAAGCAATTGATTGTAGGTGTAAATGGAATGCCTTCTATGCATCCACAACAGTCTTCTGCAAACAAGAGCTTAGGCGCAGATAGTTCTTTGAATGCAAAAGCTTCATCATCTAGATCTGATCCAGAACCTGCAAAAATGCAGTATGTCAGGCAATTAAGCCAACATGCTTCCCTGGATGGAGGGTCGACAAAGGAAGTGGGCTCTGGAAATTACGCCAAACCTCAAGGGGGACCATCTCAGATGCCTCAAAAACTAAATGGCTTTACCAAAAATCAGCTTCATGTTCTTAAAGCACAAATACTAGCATTTAGGCGGCTGAAG AAAGGTGATGGTATACTTCCCCAAGAACTTCTTGAGGCCATTAGTCCACCACCTCTTGATTTGCATGTGCAGCAGCCAATTCACTCTGCAGGAGCACAGAATCAAGATAAATCTATGGGAAATAGTGTGACAGAACAACCAAGGCAGAACGAACCCAAGGCCAAGGATTCACAACCCATCGTATCTTTTGATGGAAATTCTTCAGAGCAGGAAACTTTTGTAAGAGATCAAAAGTCAACTGGAGCAGAAGTTCATATGCAAGCTATGCTTCCTGTGACAAAGGTCTCTGCTGGAAAGGAAGACCAGCAATCCGCTGGATTCTCTGCTAAGTCAGACAAGAAAAGTGAACATGTGATTAACAGAGCTCCTGTTATAAATGATTTGGCATTAGATAAGGGAAAGGCTGTCGCTTCCCAGGCTTTGGTAACTGACACTGCACAGATTAATAAACCTGCACAGTCAAGCACTGTTGTTGGCCTGCCAAAGGATGCAGGACCcgcaaaaaaatattatgggcCCCTATTTGATTTTCCTTTCTTCACTAGGAAACAAGATTCCTTTGGATCATCAATGATggcaaacaacaacaacaatttgtCTCTGGCATATGATGTAAAAGAGCTTCTTTATGAGGAAGGCACAGAAGTCTTTAACAAGAGAAGAACTGAGAATTTAAAGAAGATTGAAGGATTACTTGCGGTAAACTTAGAGAGGAAAAGAATTAGGCCAGATCTTGTGTTGAAGTTgcaaattgaagagaaaaagcTTCGCCTTTTAGATCTCCAGGCACGTTTAAGAGGTGAGATTGATCAACAGCAACAGGAGATAATGGCAATGCCAGACAGGCCATATCGCAAGTTTGTTAAGCTGTGTGAACGTCAGCGTGTGGAACTCGCTAGACAAGTGCAGACATCTCAGAAAGCTTTAAGGGAGAAGCAACTGAAATCTATATTCCAATGGCGCAAGAAGCTTCTTGAAGTTCACTGGGCCATTCGTGATGCTCGTACTGCTCGCAATAGAGGGGTGGCCAAATATCACGAGAAGATGTTGAAAGAATTCTCAAAAAATAAGGATGATGACAGGAATAAGAGAATGGAAGCCTTAAAAAACAATGATGTTGACAGATATAGGGAGATGTTGCTGGAGCAACAGACTAGCCTTCCAGGGGATGCTGCGGAGAGATACAATGTACTTTCAACTTTCTTAACCCAGACTGAAGAGTATCTACAAAAATTAGGAAGTAAGATAACTTCTGCCAAAAATCAACAGGAAGTAGAGGAGTCGGCAAAAGCCGCAGCAGCTGCTGCACGATTGCAG GGTCTTTCTGAAGAAGAAGTCAGAGCTGCAGCAGCTTGTGCTGGAGAGGAAGTGATGATTAGAAATCGTTTTATGGAGATGAATGCTCCAAAAGATGGCTCGTCTTCTGTCAGCAA GTATTACAACCTTGCTCATGCCGTGAATGAAAAAGTTTTAAGGCAACCATCGATGTTGCGGGCTGGAACACTGAGAGAGTATCAGCTC GTTGGATTGCAATGGATGCTTTCTTTGTataacaacaaattaaatgGAATTTTGGCTGATGAGATGGGTCTTGGCAAAACAGTCCAG GTTATGGCGTTAATTGCCTACTTAATGGAATTTAAAGGAAACTATGGCCCACATCTTATAATAGTTCCAAATGCTGTTTTGGTTAACTGGAAG AGTGAATTGCATACATGGTTACCATCGGTGTCATGCATTTTTTATGTTGGATCGAAGGATCATCGGTCAAAATTATTTTCTCAA gagGTTATGGCTATGAAATTTAATGTCCTTGTGACTACTTATGAGTTCATCATGTATGACCGTTCAAAGCTTTCTAAAATTGATTGGAGGTATGTCATAATTGATGAAGCTCAGAGAATGAAGGATAGAGAGTCAGTTTTAGCTCGTGATCTTGATAGATATCGGTGTCACAGACGCCTGCTTCTGACAGGAACACCTTTACAG AATGATTTGAAGGAGCTTTGGTCACTTTTAAATCTACTTCTTCCTGAGGTTTTTGACAATAAGAAAGCCTTCAATGATTGGTTCTCGAAACCATTTCAAAAGGAAGATCCCAACCAAAATGCAGAGAATGATTGGCTTGAAACAGAGAAGAAAGTTATCATTATCCATCGGCTTCATCAGATTCTTGAGCCTTTCATGCTCAGGCGTCGTGTTGAAGAGGTTGAAGGCTCGCTACCACCAAAG GTATCTATAGTTTTACGGTGTAGAATGTCAGCCTTCCAGAGTGCCATTTATGACTGGATTAAATCCACTGGAACTCTTCGTCTTAATCCTGAGGAGGAGCAAAGTCGGATGGAAAAAAGTCCACTCTACCAGGCAAAGCAGTATAAAACTTTAAATAACAGATGCATGGAGCTGCGTAAAACTTGCAACCATCCATTGCTTAATTACCCATTCTTTAGTGATTTATCTAAAGATTTTATGGTAAAATGTTGTGGGAAATTGTGGATGCTGGATAGAATTCTCATAAAACTTCAAAGAACAGGACATCGAGTTCTTCTGTTTAGTACCATGACAAAACTCCTAGACATATTGGAAGAGTACCTGCAATGGCGAAGACTTGTTTACAGAAGAATTGATGGGACAACAGCTTTGGAAGACCGCGAATCAGCTATAGTGGACTTCAATAGCCCTAATTCAGACTGTTTCATCTTCCTTCTTAGTATTCGGGCTGCTGGGAGAGGCCTTAACCTTCAGTCAGCTGACACAGTTGTTATTTATGACCCCGACCCAAACCCTAAAAATGAGGAGCAGGCTGTGGCCAGAGCTCATCGCATTGGACAAAAAAGAGAAGTCAAAGTCATCTACATGGAAGCTGTTGTTGACAAAATCTCTAGTCATCAGAAGGAGGATGAAATGAGAATTGGAGGCACTATTGATATGGAGGATGAGCTTGCAGGTAAGGATCGATATATAGGATCCATTGAGAGCCTCATAAGGAGCAATATTCAGCAATATAAGATAGATATGGCTGATGAGGTTATTAATGCTGGACGTTTTGATCAAAGGACAACACATGAAGAGAGACGTTTGACTTTGGAGACATTATTGCATGATGAAGAAAGGTGCCAAGAAACTGTCCACGATGTTCCTTCGTTGCAGGAGGTAAATCGCATGATTGCTAGGAATGAAGAGGAAGTTGAATTGTTTGATCAAATGGATGAAGAAGAGGATTGGCTTGAGGAGATGACTCGGTATGATCAGGTACCTGATTGGATTCGAGCCAGTACAAGAGAAGTgaatgctgctattgctgcttcATCAAAAAGACCATCAAAGAAGAATGCTTTATCGGGTGGTAATGTTGTCTTGGACTCCACTGAAATTGGTTCTGAAAGGAGAAGGGGACGACCAAAGGGAAAAAAGAATCCAAGTTATAAAGAGTTGGAAGATTCCTCTGAAGAAATATCTGAAGACAGAAATGAAGATTCTGCACATGATGAAGGGGAGATAGGAGAGTTTGAAGATGATGGGTATAGTGGGGCTGGTATAGCGCAACCCGTAGATAAAGATAAGTTGGATGATGTTACTCCTTCTGATGCTGAATATGAATGTCCCAGGTCTTCTTCAGAAAGTGCTAGAAATAATAATGTGGTTGAAGGTGGTTCCTCAGCATCATCCGCAGGCGTTCAAAGATTGACACAAGCAGTGTCGCCATCAGTTTCTTCTCAGAAATTTGCTTCCCTGTCTGCGCTGGATGCCAAGCCAAGTTCGATCTCAAAAAAGATG GGAGATGAGTTAGAGGAAGGGGAAATTGCAGTATCTGGTGAATCTCACATGTATCATCAACAGTCGGGAAGTTGGATTCATGATCGTGATGAAGGTGAGGAAGAACAAGTTTTGCAGAAACCCAAGATTAAACGTAAACGTAGTCTTCGTGTTCGGCCTCGTCACACCATGGAAAAGCCTGAGGATAAGTCTGGCAGTGAGATGGCATCTCTTCAACGTGGACAATCATTTCTTTTACCAGACAAAAAATATCCATTGCAATCAAGGATCAACCAAGAATCAAAAACATTTGGAGATTCCAGTTCCAACAAGCATGACAAGAATGAaccaatattaaaaaataagcgAAATTTACCTGCAAGGAAAGTAGCTAATGCATCCAAATTACATGTCTCACCGAAGTCCAGTCGTTTGAATTGCACATCCGCTCCTTCAGAAGACAATGATGAGCACTCTAGAGAAAGATTGAAGGGGAAGCCTAACAATTTACGTGGATCTTCAGCTCATGTCACTAATATGACTGAAATTATCCAGAGACGG TGCAAAAGTGTAATTAGCAAGCTCCAAAGGAGAATAGACAAGGAAGGCCATCAAATTGTACCTTTGCTGACAGATTTATGGAAGAGGATTGAGAATTCTGGGTTCGCTGGTGGTTCTGGGAACAATCTCTTGGATTTAAGAAAGATTGACCAGCGAATCAATAGATTGGAGTACAGTGGAGTAATGGAGTTTGTTTTTGATGTGCAATTCATGTTGAAGAGTGCAATGCAGTTCTATGGGTACTCGTACGAG GTAAGAACTGAAGCAAGGAAAGTTCATGATCTCTTCTTTGACATCTTGAAAACCACATTTTCCGACATTGACTTCGGAGAAGCGAAAAGTGCACTTTCCTTTACTAGTCAAATTTCTGCCAATGCTGGAGCATCCTCAAAGCAAGCGACTGTTTTTCCAAGTAAGAGGAAGAGAGGGAAAAATGATATGGAGACTGATCCAACCCCTACACAAAAGCCACTGCAACGTGGATCCACTTCCAACAGCGAAAGTGGCAGGATCAAAGTCCAATTGCCTCAGAAGGCATCAAGAACTGGAAGTGGTAGCGGCAGTGCCAGGGAGCAACTTCAACAGGATAGTCCTTCACTGCTTACTCACCCAGGTGACCTAGTTGTATGCAAGAAGAAAAGGAATGAGAGGGGGGATAAATCATCGGTGAAGCATAGGATCGGTTCAGCTGGTCCTGTTTCACCACCTAAGATTGTTGTTCATACTGTACTTGCTGAGAGAAGTCCAACTCCAGGGTCAGGTTCTACCCCTAGGGCTGGCCATGCACATACATCAAATGGGTCTGGCGGGTCAGTTGGATGGGCGAACCCCGTGAAGCGGATGAGAACAGATTCAGGGAAAAGGAGACCAAGCCATATGTAG